One genomic region from Gossypium hirsutum isolate 1008001.06 chromosome D13, Gossypium_hirsutum_v2.1, whole genome shotgun sequence encodes:
- the LOC107937068 gene encoding thioredoxin-like 1-1, chloroplastic, translating into MAKILGKANLFAACDYSQKKSQKGGGAFYSKRISGFCFKKSRFTSLKMKSMALRCDFKGQRVVYFEKKTVNKRRFYQVPIKAQNQMLSGLIGRTQNWWEKELPPNMKEVASAQDLVDSLLNAGDKLVIVDFFSPNCGGCRALFPKICQLAKMNPDLQFLQVNYEEHKSMCYTLNVHVLPFFRFYRGAQGRLCQFSCTNATIHKFKDALARQTADRCSLGPTKGLDEKELLALAANKELSFNYKPKPVRLDPNPVPAVEDILVKKTSVNHKDSEEKTLVGARGRC; encoded by the exons atGGCTAAGATTTTGGGGAAAGCAAATCTCTTTGCAGCTTGTGACTATAGCCAGAAGAAGAGTCAAAAAGGTGGAGGTGCATTCTATTCTAAGAGAATTTCTgggttttgttttaaaaaaagtaGATTTACTTCTTTGAAGATGAAATCTATGGCTTTGAGGTGTGATTTTAAAGGGCAAAGAGTGGTCTATTTCGAGAAGAAAACTGTGAACAAGAGAAGGTTTTATCAAGTTCCCATCAAAGCACAG AATCAGATGCTAAGTGGCCTTATTGGTAGAACTCAAAACTGGTGGGAGAAGGAACTGCCACCAAATATGAAAGAAGTGGCATCTGCACAAGACCTTGTGGACTCGCTTTTGAATGCTGGTGATAAACTCGTTATAGTAGATTTCTTCTCCCCTAATTGTGGTGGCTGCAGGGCTCTTTTCCCAAAG ATTTGTCAATTGGCAAAGATGAATCCGGATTTGCAGTTTCTTCAGGTGAATTATGAGGAGCACAAATCCATGTGTTATACCCTTAATGTCCATGTGCTGCCTTTCTTCCGGTTCTACAGAGGGGCTCAGGGGCGTCTATGCCAATTTAGCTGCACCAATGCGACG ATCCATAAGTTTAAGGATGCATTGGCCAGGCAGACAGCAGATCGATGCAGCCTTGGACCGACAAAAGGTCTTGATGAGAAGGAGCTTTTGGCATTAGCAGCCAACAAGGAGCTTTCCTTCAACTACAAACCAAAACCAGTTCGATTGGATCCCAATCCTGTTCCTGCAGTGGAAGACATTCTGGTAAAGAAAACATCCGTAAACCATAAAGATAGTGAGGAGAAAACCTTGGTTGGTGCCCGGGGACGATGTTAG
- the LOC107937045 gene encoding pentatricopeptide repeat-containing protein At1g09220, mitochondrial, producing MLKSTNSPFPSKPKFSVWFFRSLTSFLSPKQNEAHLSLSHQHKQNYKKYFLFSFLNENPTNQRVSKQVHSHLITTASFSHSVRLFNAVLRCYAVSENPKDAIFLYQQIQSFYLYFKFDSFSYAFLIKACASLKDLALGKQFHGVEIKMGFESHLYVQTVLVNMYVESGGLVECKKVFDEMPEKNSVTWNVMITGLAKQGDVEFARFLFEKMPDRNIVSWSGMIDGYTRMNQHREALGLFRRMVADDGIDPSEITFLAILPAVWNIGDVKICRLIHGYGEKRGFLVSDIRVMNSLIDTYAKCGCMGSALRFFDEISTDTKNLVSWTSLISGFAMHGMGKEAVESFERMEQEGWKPNRVTFVSVLNACSHGFLVQEGLKFFKKMVNEYQILPDIKHYGCLVDMLGRTGRLEEAEKIALEIPSEISNEVVWRILLGACSFYGDVEMGERVTEKIMEMERGYGGDYVLMSNILVGAGRFADAQRLRRLMDERNAIKVAGSSLT from the coding sequence ATGTTGAAGTCCACAAACTCTCCGTTTCCATCCAAACCTAAATTTTCAGTATGGTTCTTTCGTTCGTTAACTTCTTTCCTTTCACCTAAACAAAACGAAGCCCATCTTTCCCTTTCACATCAACAtaaacaaaactataaaaaatactTCCTTTTCTCATTTTTAAACGAAAACCCAACAAATCAAAGAGTCTCAAAGCAAGTTCACTCTCACTTAATCACAACTGCCTCGTTTTCCCACTCTGTTAGGCTCTTCAATGCTGTACTTAGATGCTATGCTGTAAGTGAAAATCCCAAAGATGCCATCTTTCTTTACCAACAAATCCAAAGTTTCTACCTTTACTTCAAATTTGATAGCTTTTCTTATGCTTTCCTTATCAAAGCTTGTGCTAGTTTGAAAGACTTAGCTTTAGGCAAACAGTTCCATGGGGTTGAAATAAAAATGGGTTTTGAGTCTCATCTCTATGTGCAAACCGTGTTGGTTAACATGTATGTGGAAAGTGGGGGTTTGGTTGAGTGTAAAAAGGTGTTTGATGAAATGCCAGAGAAGAATAGTGTTACTTGGAATGTGATGATAACTGGCTTGGCTAAGCAAGGAGATGTTGAGTTCGCGCGTTTTTTGTTTGAAAAGATGCCTGATAGGAATATTGTTTCTTGGAGCGGGATGATTGATGGATATACTAGGATGAACCAGCATAGGGAGGCTTTAGGTTTGTTCCGAAGAATGGTTGCGGATGATGGGATTGATCCTAGTGAAATAACCTTCTTAGCTATTTTGCCAGCTGTTTGGAACATTGGAGATGTCAAGATTTGTCGATTGATTCATGGTTATGGAGAGAAGAGAGGGTTTCTTGTGTCTGACATTCGAGTCATGAATTCGCTTATCGATACCTATGCGAAATGCGGTTGCATGGGAAGTGCATTGAGGTTCTTCGACGAGATTTCAACTGACACTAAAAATTTGGTGTCATGGACGTCGTTGATTTCTGGTTTTGCAATGCATGGAATGGGGAAAGAAGCTGTAGAGAGTTTTGAAAGGATGGAGCAAGAAGGTTGGAAGCCAAACAGGGTCACTTTTGTGAGTGTTTTGAATGCTTGTAGCCATGGATTTCTGGTTCAGGAAGGGCTCAAGTTTTTCAAAAAGATGGTTAATGAGTATCAAATCTTGCCTGACATTAAGCACTATGGGTGTTTGGTTGACATGTTGGGGAGGACAGGGAGGTTGGAAGAAGCCGAAAAGATTGCTCTAGAGATTCCTAGTGAGATATCAAATGAAGTGGTTTGGAGAATACTGCTAGGTGCCTGTAGCTTTTACGGTGATGTTGAGATGGGGGAAAGGGTGACGGAGAAGATAATGGAGATGGAGAGGGGATACGGAGGTGACTATGTTCTTATGTCCAACATCCTTGTTGGTGCCGGAAGGTTTGCAGATGCTCAGAGGTTGAGAAGATTGATGGATGAGAGGAATGCCATCAAAGTTGCAGGCTCTAGTTTGACCTGA
- the LOC107940067 gene encoding uncharacterized protein, protein MGPQEVIMFTDMAVEAARMREETRRMNELLRSLQLALREKAKEYEMLKKKKQSMVAKESPKLKLVDDFMLFLAAIDKNDRENALNFDEKAMMNSILAMMNGGNNGELAADGGKKEA, encoded by the exons ATG GGCCCGCAAGAGGTCATTATGTTTACTGATATGGCTGTGGAAGCTGCAAGGATGAGAGAGGAGACAAGGCGGATGAATGAGTTGCTAAGGTCTCTTCAGCTTGCGCTTCGTGAGAAAGCCAAGGAATACGAAATGCTTAAGAAGAAGAAGCAGAGCATGGTTGCTAAGGAATCCCCCAAGCTGAAACTGGTTGATGATTTCATGCTCTTCCTTGCTGCAATTGACAAAAACGATAGGGAGAATGCCCTGAATTTCGATGAAAAAGCAATGATGAATTCTATTCTCGCTATGATGAACGGTGGCAACAATGGCGAACTTGCTGCTGATGGCGGTAAAAAAGAAGCCTGA